Proteins from a single region of Oncorhynchus tshawytscha isolate Ot180627B linkage group LG03, Otsh_v2.0, whole genome shotgun sequence:
- the LOC121846249 gene encoding uncharacterized protein LOC121846249, which produces MVIFMAFCHVHVACWKGSAHLFFIFWFRILCYVWRAPWTRLVWSAPWTRLVWSAPSTRLVWSAPWTRLVWSAPWTRLVWSAPWTRLVWSAPWTRLVWRAPWTRLVWSAPWTRLVWSAPSTRLVWSAPWTRLVWSAPWTRLVWSAPWTRLVWTSLVWRAPWTRLVWSAPWTRLVWSAPWTRLVWSAPWTRLVWSAPWTRLVWSAPWTRLVWRAPWIRLVWSAPWTRLVWSAPWTRLVWSAPWTRLVWSAPWTRLVWSAPWTRLVWSAPWTRLVWSAPWTRLVWSAPWTRLVWSAPWTRLVWSAPWTRLIWSAPWTRLVWSAPWTRLVWSALWTRLVWRAPWTSLVWRAPWTRLVWSALWTRLDCYGELRGLD; this is translated from the exons ATGGTTATCTTCATGGCTTTTTGCCATGTTCACGTTGCCTGT TGGAAGGGATCGGCACATCTTTTCTTTATTTTCTGGTTCAGAATATTATGTTATGTATGGAGAGCTCCGTGGACTAGACTGGTGTGGAGCGCTCCGTGGACTAGACTGGTATGGAGCGCTCCGTCGACTAGACTGGTGTGGAGCGCTCCGTGGACTAGACTGGTATGGAGCGCTCCGTGGACTAGACTGGTATGGAGCGCTCCGTGGACTAGACTG GTATGGAGCGCTCCGTGGACTAGACTGGTATGGAGAGCTCCGTGGACTAGACTGGTATGGAGCGCTCCGTGGACTAGACTGGTATGGAGCGCTCCGTCGACTAGACTGGTGTGGAGCGCTCCGTGGACTAGACTGGTATGGAGCGCTCCGTGGACTAGACTGGTATGGAGCGCTCCGTGGACTAGACTGGTGTGGACTAGTCTGGTATGGAGAGCTCCGTGGACTAGACTGGTATGGAGCGCTCCGTGGACTAGACTGGTATGGAGCGCTCCGTGGACTAGACTGGTATGGAGCGCTCCGTGGACTAGACTGGTATGGAGCGCTCCGTGGACTAGACTGGTATGGAGCGCTCCGTGGACTAGACTGGTATGGAGAGCTCCGTGGATTAGACTGGTATGGAGCGCTCCGTGGACTAGACTGGTATGGAGCGCTCCGTGGACTAGACTGGTATGGAGCGCTCCGTGGACTAGACTGGTATGGAGCGCTCCGTGGACTAGACTGGTATGGAGCGCTCCGTGGACTAGACTGGTATGGAGCGCTCCGTGGACTAGACTGGTATGGAGCGCTCCGTGGACTAGACTGGTATGGAGCGCTCCGTGGACTAGACTGGTATGGAGCGCTCCGTGGACTAGACTGGTATGGAGCGCTCCGTGGACTAGACTGATATGGAGCGCTCCGTGGACTAGACTGGTATGGAGCGCTCCGTGGACTAGACTGGTGTGGAGCGCTCTGTGGACTAGACTGGTATGGAGAGCTCCGTGGACTAGTCTGGTATGGAGAGCTCCGTGGACTAGACTGGTATGGAGCGCTCTGTGGACTAGACTAGACTGCTATGGAGAGCTCCGTGGATTAGACTAG